Proteins encoded together in one Vibrio hippocampi window:
- a CDS encoding 3-phenylpropionate MFS transporter has protein sequence MFNPRPFGWVSQYLSGYFFAYGVYLPFWALWFEGQGVSAADVGMLMGIGFATRCVANLVITPRIYRVESLLPALRWITFASSLFVAAHLLVEPNFTMLATVTILFNLSFGPMIPLSDSMANHYVNRGMLDYGRARLWGSIAFIVGSSAVGYIASLFGANAIVYTALAGFILAMLLSMRNPNPMPVSEQTTAQPRPKIISLLRDPSVIRFLVLISLIQGSHAAYYGFSSIYWKEAGYPESTIGYLWSLGVVSEVLLFAFSKRWFTGMSLRTLFIISSIGVVVRWGLTASTTEVAGLVMIQLLHGVTFAIAHIAAIQYIQKSDASKMVALQSLYNALPLGAFIAFMTAVSGWGYQLWGANVFWGMAVMGIVALFIRLDEPKSKITNINTATSLESN, from the coding sequence ATGTTCAATCCCCGCCCATTTGGTTGGGTTTCTCAGTATTTATCGGGTTACTTTTTTGCTTACGGTGTGTATCTGCCGTTTTGGGCGCTATGGTTTGAAGGTCAAGGCGTATCGGCAGCGGATGTTGGAATGTTAATGGGGATTGGTTTTGCCACTCGTTGTGTTGCCAATCTTGTTATCACGCCACGTATTTACCGAGTGGAGAGCCTACTGCCAGCTCTGCGTTGGATAACGTTTGCCAGTAGCCTCTTTGTGGCAGCACACTTATTGGTTGAGCCTAATTTTACCATGCTCGCCACCGTCACCATTTTGTTTAATTTAAGCTTTGGTCCGATGATTCCGCTCTCGGATTCGATGGCGAACCACTACGTTAATCGTGGCATGTTGGATTACGGTCGGGCACGTTTGTGGGGATCGATTGCCTTTATCGTCGGCTCCTCGGCGGTCGGTTATATCGCGTCCCTGTTTGGTGCTAATGCGATTGTCTACACCGCACTTGCTGGTTTTATTCTGGCAATGTTGCTATCAATGAGAAACCCTAATCCGATGCCAGTGTCAGAGCAAACCACAGCACAGCCTAGACCGAAGATCATCAGCCTATTACGCGATCCCTCTGTGATTCGTTTTTTGGTATTGATCTCCTTGATTCAAGGCAGCCATGCGGCTTATTACGGCTTTAGCTCTATCTACTGGAAGGAAGCCGGATACCCGGAAAGCACCATTGGTTATCTTTGGAGCTTGGGTGTGGTGTCAGAAGTCTTGTTGTTTGCATTTAGTAAGCGTTGGTTCACGGGTATGTCGCTGCGCACACTGTTTATTATCTCTTCCATAGGAGTGGTGGTTCGATGGGGACTCACCGCCTCAACGACAGAAGTGGCTGGGTTAGTTATGATCCAATTACTTCATGGTGTGACGTTTGCGATCGCCCATATCGCAGCCATTCAATATATTCAAAAGTCGGATGCCAGCAAGATGGTCGCGCTACAGTCTTTATATAACGCGTTACCATTGGGGGCGTTTATTGCTTTTATGACCGCGGTCAGTGGTTGGGGTTATCAACTTTGGGGTGCCAATGTGTTTTGGGGAATGGCTGTTATGGGGATCGTTGCCCTGTTTATCCGATTGGATGAACCGAAAAGCAAGATCACCAATATCAATACCGCGACCTCGCTGGAATCCAATTAA